One segment of Setaria viridis chromosome 4, Setaria_viridis_v4.0, whole genome shotgun sequence DNA contains the following:
- the LOC117851899 gene encoding uncharacterized protein has product MQAKKLTLLQTVAAAGVFSAVSCWYGFMFGRESARRELGGIIDDLRKSTTTASSEPDANSKP; this is encoded by the exons ATGCAGGCGAAGAAGCTGACGCTGCTGCAGACGGTGGCTGCCGCGGGAGTCTTCTCTGCCGTCTCGTGCTG GTATGGCTTCATGTTTGGAAGGGAGTCCGCGCGGCGTGAGCTTGGTGGCATCATAGACGACCTCCGCAAGTCCACCACAACCGCTTCCTCTGAACCCGATGCTAATTCCAAGCCATAG
- the LOC117851898 gene encoding probable serine/threonine-protein kinase PBL19: MGCFAFKSGKGRSRSQPAAGAKTPPPAKSPPASDSSGGGGGKRSKASSASASTPTRSIQELSEERGAQRLRVFDLDELGSATNGFSRALKVGEGGFGSVYRAFFRSAGGGRVVLAVKRLNQRSLQGHKQWLAEVQFLGVLEHPNLVKLIGYCAVDSEAGKHRLLVYEFMPNKSLDDHLFNRSHPPLSWRLRLQIMIGAAWGLDYLHEGVPEVQVIYRDFKASNILLDAEFKPKLSDFGLAREGPTEGKTHVSTAVVGTHGYAAPDYIETGHLTAKSDVWSFGVVLYEILTGRRSLERSRPAEEQKLLAWVRRHPPDSAGFRAIMDPRLGGRYPLAAARDVARLADRCLGKNPKERPAMRDVVEELERVLQMEPPPPPADKKGGDGRTPPSAKR, from the exons ATGGGGTGCTTCGCCTTCAAGAGCGGCAAGGGCAGGTCCAGGAGCCAGCCGGCCGCCGGAGccaagacgccgccgccggccaagtCGCCCCCGGCGTCCGACtcctcaggcggcggcggcgggaagaggAGCAAGGCCTCGTCCGCGTCGGCGTCCACGCCCACCAGGAGCATCCAGGAGCTGTCCGAGGAGCGGGGCGCGCAGCGGCTGCGAGTGTTCGACCTCGACGAGCTCGGCAGCGCCACCAACGGCTTCAGCCGCGCGCTCAAGGTCGGCGAGGGCGGCTTCGGCTCCGTCTACCGCGCCTTCTTccgctccgccggcggcggccgcgtcgtcctcgccgtcaAGCGCCTCAACCAGCGCAGCCTGCAG GGGCACAAGCAGTGGCTGGCTGAAGTCCAATTCCTGGGTGTTCTAGAGCACCCGAATCTCGTAAAGCTGATCGGCTACTGCGCAGTGGATTCAGAAGCAGGCAAGCACAGGCTGCTGGTCTACGAGTTCATGCCCAACAAGAGCTTGGATGACCATCTGTTCAACCGATCTCATCCTCCCCTTTCGTGGAGATTGAGGCTGCAGATCATGATAGGTGCCGCATGGGGCCTGGATTATCTCCATGAAGGAGTGCCGGAAGTTCAG GTGATCTACAGGGATTTTAAAGCATCCAACATTCTTCTCGACGCCGAATTCAAGCCAAAACTGTCGGATTTTGGCCTGGCAAGGGAGGGGCCAACCGAAGGGAAAACGCACGTCTCCACCGCG GTGGTTGGGACGCACGGGTACGCGGCGCCGGACTACATCGAGACGGGGCACCTGACGGCGAAGAGCGACGTGTGGAGCTTCGGGGTGGTGCTGTACGAGATCCTGACGGGGCGGCGGTCGCTGGAGCGGAGCCGCCCCGCGGAGGAGCAGAAGCTGCTGGCCTGGgtgcggcgccacccgccggacAGCGCCGGCTTCCGGGCCATCATGGACCCGCGGCTGGGCGGCCGGTACCCGCtggccgccgcgcgcgacgTGGCCAGGCTCGCCGACCGCTGCCTCGGCAAGAACCCCAAGGAGCGGCCGGCGATGAGGGACGTCGTCGAGGAGCTCGAACGGGTGCTGCAGATggagcccccgccgccgcccgccgacaAGAAGGGAGGGGACGGCAGGACGCCGCCATCGGCCAAGAGGTGA